Proteins encoded within one genomic window of Candidatus Zixiibacteriota bacterium:
- a CDS encoding response regulator, whose translation MTQIILTTALPLVVIAALVFLTVRLRLFTLENVGGKTFFIIGGLLLFMASAWQLVKLHPEYGAWFLDNVYGWLDIAQLSIALLGALLLAVGLSLYSDFWQEREEAIEEQWRKLSLLENLQQDAREPYQLLELLSISLKEVLASLPECAGAVFLVNRQRRQLVLACACGVNQRETALLEHYPFERNIISRAIDGGEPTIGGDFEVYERDGRAATSRFKSTLILPLVSERRKLGAIILMSDEQQFFSRSDIRYLAPVAEWVAEKVYSARLERELSLARKQAEKDGSQKETLMQQLTGVASSFIKEDAIDAYCRGLVGLYGSETIHIVGLSDGALEVFGGSEDMGSLGENFRTALIDALSRNKPLIVNQEGVSEEGHTYIAQSTLVYPISGRQRHCALLLRRPDEAFRVGDDDLKIVDLFARLAGGVMRQADSQRLDITRRKGLRRILRLLQFDSQGPGDVSPAFLADNLSDILPGRAGAVIFTRYPDGSYKANDSCGVKRSLLSEFDLLPGEGFIAEAARSREAHFAYGRSEVEQYLQTLEMANRENFYRLFEEKGPPVSLMIAPLLSRDRVSGVATVFFYEMPESERGEWERLLTLTVGLFSFRMTIAGLQETLAPIQSGEIDGNLLAAVINQVNNHLSAVIGNAELAVERPDLSGDVRRHIESIILEAEQASEYVRQSLGKIRPSVTASGEGGKGLNEHISEILEPARISGNLYMISGSPREIDLELRPVSLVEMTDASLRPLILGALNQVAGLAGEGEMLTVSTYRLNDYVYLDISRHSKELPGMTRQASIGKYISASEASRLRPSDTFLAHAAGSRCQYSIDSSSDKPAHLSFKFPVRRREARSESKLNQPHAQVLAIDDQAVILELITAMGQSLGYNVQTATSPEVGLRLVDEHRFDVVLTDLAMPGFSGLEVAARIKRDHPDMPIILLTGWEVNIDQAQLARSGVTNVLHKPFRIEQLAELLRVAVTPKSLP comes from the coding sequence ATGACTCAGATTATTCTGACTACCGCTCTGCCGCTGGTGGTTATCGCGGCGCTGGTGTTCCTTACCGTTCGCCTGCGATTGTTTACACTGGAAAACGTCGGGGGAAAGACGTTTTTCATCATCGGTGGGTTGTTGCTTTTCATGGCCTCGGCTTGGCAATTAGTCAAGCTCCATCCGGAATACGGGGCTTGGTTTCTTGACAATGTCTATGGCTGGCTCGATATCGCCCAGTTATCGATCGCACTACTGGGAGCGCTTCTGTTGGCCGTTGGATTGTCACTGTACTCCGATTTCTGGCAGGAGCGGGAAGAGGCGATAGAAGAACAATGGCGGAAACTGAGTTTGCTCGAGAATTTACAACAGGATGCCCGAGAGCCCTATCAACTCCTGGAACTGCTAAGCATTTCTCTCAAGGAAGTTCTTGCTTCACTACCGGAGTGCGCCGGAGCCGTATTTCTGGTTAATCGCCAGCGGCGGCAATTGGTGCTTGCCTGTGCTTGTGGTGTGAATCAGCGCGAAACCGCTTTACTTGAACATTATCCATTTGAACGCAATATCATAAGTCGCGCTATCGATGGCGGTGAACCGACCATCGGGGGAGATTTTGAGGTGTACGAACGCGACGGCCGAGCGGCTACCTCCAGGTTCAAGTCGACCCTGATACTCCCGTTGGTTTCCGAACGCCGTAAGCTCGGGGCGATTATTCTTATGTCCGATGAACAGCAATTCTTCTCACGGTCGGATATTCGTTATCTCGCTCCGGTAGCGGAATGGGTCGCTGAAAAAGTATATTCAGCCCGACTCGAACGCGAGCTTTCATTGGCCCGCAAACAGGCCGAGAAAGACGGTTCCCAAAAAGAAACACTCATGCAGCAGTTAACCGGTGTCGCTTCGAGTTTCATAAAGGAAGATGCTATCGATGCCTATTGCCGCGGACTGGTTGGTCTCTATGGCTCTGAAACCATCCATATCGTTGGATTGTCCGATGGTGCTTTGGAGGTCTTCGGAGGTTCCGAAGATATGGGTTCACTCGGCGAGAATTTCCGTACGGCATTGATCGATGCTCTCTCTCGCAATAAGCCCTTGATCGTGAATCAGGAAGGGGTGAGCGAGGAAGGGCATACTTATATTGCCCAGTCGACACTTGTTTATCCCATTTCAGGACGTCAGCGCCATTGTGCGTTGCTCCTGCGACGACCCGATGAGGCGTTTAGAGTCGGCGATGATGATCTCAAGATAGTCGACTTGTTTGCACGGTTGGCCGGTGGTGTAATGCGTCAGGCCGACAGCCAGCGTCTGGATATTACAAGGCGCAAGGGACTGCGGCGGATTTTACGGTTGCTTCAGTTCGATTCGCAGGGCCCGGGCGATGTCTCTCCGGCCTTTCTGGCCGATAATCTCTCCGATATTCTTCCCGGTCGCGCCGGAGCGGTGATTTTCACCCGTTATCCCGACGGTTCCTACAAAGCCAACGACAGTTGCGGGGTGAAACGCAGTCTATTATCGGAATTCGATTTATTACCCGGTGAGGGATTCATCGCTGAAGCGGCACGATCGCGTGAAGCCCATTTTGCCTATGGGCGAAGCGAAGTGGAGCAATATCTGCAAACTCTTGAGATGGCCAACCGGGAGAATTTTTACCGGCTCTTCGAAGAAAAGGGACCACCGGTTTCATTGATGATCGCTCCGCTCCTCTCGCGTGATCGAGTCTCGGGTGTGGCAACGGTCTTTTTCTATGAAATGCCTGAGTCCGAGCGGGGAGAGTGGGAACGGCTTCTGACCTTGACCGTGGGATTGTTCTCATTCCGCATGACCATTGCCGGTCTTCAGGAGACACTTGCCCCGATTCAATCCGGTGAAATCGACGGCAACCTTCTGGCGGCGGTTATCAACCAGGTTAACAACCATCTCTCGGCAGTGATCGGCAACGCCGAACTGGCGGTCGAACGCCCCGATCTTTCGGGTGATGTCCGACGTCATATCGAGAGTATTATCCTCGAAGCGGAGCAGGCCTCGGAATATGTCCGTCAATCACTGGGTAAGATAAGGCCGTCGGTTACAGCTTCGGGAGAGGGCGGCAAAGGACTTAACGAGCACATTTCCGAAATCCTCGAACCAGCTCGGATCTCCGGGAACCTTTACATGATCTCCGGCAGTCCGCGCGAGATTGACCTGGAATTGCGTCCGGTATCGTTGGTGGAAATGACCGACGCCTCGCTTCGCCCCCTGATCCTTGGTGCTTTGAACCAGGTGGCTGGTCTGGCCGGGGAAGGGGAGATGCTGACGGTTTCCACCTATCGTCTCAATGATTACGTTTACCTCGATATCTCTCGACACAGCAAAGAACTGCCCGGAATGACCCGCCAGGCTTCCATCGGCAAATACATCAGCGCTTCTGAAGCCTCACGGCTTCGGCCATCGGATACTTTTCTGGCCCATGCCGCCGGCAGCCGCTGCCAGTATTCAATCGACTCCAGCTCCGACAAACCGGCTCACCTTTCGTTCAAATTCCCGGTCAGACGCCGGGAGGCTCGCTCTGAATCGAAGTTGAATCAACCTCATGCCCAGGTTCTGGCTATCGATGATCAGGCGGTTATTCTGGAGTTGATCACCGCCATGGGGCAATCGCTGGGTTACAACGTCCAGACAGCCACCTCACCCGAGGTCGGACTCCGTCTTGTGGATGAACATCGTTTTGATGTTGTCTTGACCGATCTGGCCATGCCTGGTTTCTCCGGGCTGGAAGTAGCCGCTCGAATCAAGCGAGATCACCCCGATATGCCGATTATCCTGCTGACCGGCTGGGAGGTTAATATCGATCAGGCTCAACTGGCCCGAAGCGGGGTGACCAATGTCCTCCATAAACCCTTCAGAATCGAGCAACTGGCTGAACTTCTAAGAGTTGCCGTGACTCCGAAATCGCTTCCTTAG